Sequence from the Phragmites australis chromosome 11, lpPhrAust1.1, whole genome shotgun sequence genome:
CAGTTTAGGCATCAACATAAAGGCGAGGGTTAGATGCTGGTTAATGGGTAGGGGGTTATAACAAAACTAATTAAGCAGCATATATGAAGGCAAACATTTCAAACAATTGTTCAAAGAGGTAATTACATACGTCAAAGTGCCCCCAGATAAGTTGTTCGGGCATGCTTGTGAAAGTGCGATGACATGAGAACtgtgtgtctgtatgataggcTTGAGCTCCTGGCTATTACCCTTCATGATAAGAAGACAGAAAAATGCATAACCATAAGATATAGTAGTAATATAGTTAAAACTTAAAAGGAGCAAAAGAAAAAGGTGATTTTTAGTTTGGGACTAATGCAGGGAAAAAATAGCTCAGTGAGAGCCCACTGACACATCATATTATCAAATATAGCATAGGAGTGACAGAAGATTGACGCTGTGATTGCAAGGATGACGAGTTGGATTCATGGCTTTCTGCAAACTTCTCCCACTTTGCCTAGCCAGACTCTTTATAGAAGTTTGTCATAATTTTAGTTGTGCCCCGTGTGGTACAGCTAGAACTGTGTTTGACTCCTGCGACGAGTTGGTATCCCCAGCACTTTTAAGTACTGGCAACAAACCTTATACACCTTCAATAAAGGCAGATAGAAGACTTgatctgaaaaaatatatagcatAAAAACTGTACATGCCTACACAGCTACTTGAATCTTGACACACCAAGTTACGTAAACATGCATGGCTCTAAAAGTTTACCAATTTCACCCTAAAAAAAAACCTCTTGCAAGTGGGccataaaaaaacaaatgcGCAGCAAGATTCACCAATCCTCCATTATGAATATAAGGAGAAAGTTGCAAGCAGTTACATTATATACTACTACCAACAAATCAAGTCAACAAAAGATCTAGCAAAATAAGAGAAAACAAGAACCTGTCTGCGTCTGGAATGCACTTGTTGCATGAGTagtataattttttcaaaatgtGCCTTAAGATTCTCTTCCTCGAATGGTCCTTGAAGTCGCTCGAATAATTGCCTTGCACTACCCTGATGGACATATGAATACCAATGTTCAGAGACTAAAAGTCTGCAAATGTGCATTCTCCAAATAAGTCTCCCCTATTGCAATGGTGATTAATGAAACAACACTCAATTAAAAAGGAAAGAACAGCAAGGGTTAAATGGAAGAGTCAACATCACATTTGTGTGAGTtgcaccccacatacatgccaTGCAGTAAAAGATACCCACAAAACAAGGTAGTGGGAGAGCATGCCTTTGGAATGCCTGGCAATGAGCTATGATAATGCTGAGATGAACCAGAGTCTTCTGCACTGTCAGCACCATCACCAGAACTTCTATCCATGAGAGCCTTGTGGCGCTCCTTGCATTCTTTAGGTTGCCTATGCACAGACTGCATACATAAAAAACAAAGCAAGCTCAAATTCAGTTCGGGAAAAAAGACAAACAGTGATCCAGATTATTATGACAAAATTAATACCACAGGAAAACAATGGAGAAGTACGGAAAAAATAGCGAACAGGGCCCATAAAACAGAACCAAACATAATAAGAATGCTATATATTGGActacaacaaaaaatatatagaacCCAGGCATTGGAAATAAATCAAAGTTTCACACTGCAAGTCTAAAAGATATGATAACATATTATATAGCAAAAGATTTTATCAGACATAAAAATTACCTTGAACTGCACAATGCTATTAATTGCATCGCAGACTAGCTCCCAGTTTTGACCCATATCATGAACAAGGACAACAAGAGCCTGAAATATTCAAGATATTTAAGTCATTACCACAAATCATAGTCGAGAACAAATATATCACTTCAAGCACAGAGGAACCTGATCCTCGAAGCTTGACCATCCACCACTAGAAGCCATCTGACGCAAGCAGAAAACATTTAAGAAAACTAAGCAAATTATGGGAACGAAAATCTTACTTGTGCAGCATATGATTGTAATGTAGAGAAATGATAATACCTTTAGTGCTTTGCATTTTCTCCCACGATCCCTATTAGCAATTATCTTTATAAATCTAGCAGGATTTGCCATGTTGCTCATCTGTGATGGAACAGGAGAAGCTTCATTTGAAATATCTATCCCTTGCTTCATCATTTTAAGCTTCTTAGAAGCATGTTGACCACCAATTGCAACTACAGATAAAATCAATACATAAGatgttatgaactatttatGTAAACAAAGCTGTGTGAGCACTCTATATAAACAAAGAGGATGAAACTACCACTGCTTCCGTTTGAATCATATTGCTGGATCTCAGATCTCTTCTTCAAATAATCCTTCtgaaataaatatttaataaaaatatcagGGATAAAACTAAACTGAATTTACAGAACAATCAATGTGAACAAATGCAAAGGggtgttttttttggggggggggggggggggacctggTCATATTTGGTAATCAAATCAACGTGCAGTCTCTGATCATACATACGACCCTGAAACTTTAAGAGAATAACTTCAGTTTGAGAAATAATGCAAACAGAAATCGTGGGGACGAGGAACCTTCAGGAATTTACCTTTACAGCAGCTAGCACACAGGAACTGGCTGCATTTTGAGCAGTCTTGTATCCCGGtttcttgagttttttcttcttgttggcTTTAGTGCACACTTCGCCAGCATCATAAGGCAATTGTCTGTCAAAATCAACTGTGGATTCAAAATCCGAGTTTCTCCATGGCAAGGACCCTCCATGCAATGAACTTTGATCGTCTTGGTAGGAGTTTGTGTCTCCACTTGAAACATCTGTCTTACTTGTGACTTCGGGTGGTCCACTAGCACCGGCATGAAATGGGCTTACAACTCGTTGCCTAGCAGCTGTACGAATGCGCTTTGCAGGAATTGTAAGGAAAGAAGTAGGTCTTTTGCCATTCGATAACAATGGTCGGTTCCCTGATTTGCTTTCCAAGCATGATCCATAAGGCACATTGGTACCTATTTCATAGGGTCTTGCACTGCTAATCCTCTGATGcattatatttttcttcttgtgaCTCATTTTTGATAAGAAACCACTATCATATGCTTCAGCCGATAAATAAGTGCATGTATCGCCGTCATCCTCCTCATATATATTCTCCTGAGGGAAATCTGAACAAAATGTAAAGGCGTTAGCAAGAGCCTGAAGTGCATAACAGTATGATAACAACATTTTTAAGGTACTGAAAAATTTACCTGCAGCAGAATCACACACAGATGCCTCATAGTCATCCTTGAGTTCAGCGTTACCAATTTTCTGAAATTAGTAACTTTGGTAAATATGTTTCACAAAAGAAAATGCCAAAGTGGTGAATATGAAAAGTAAAAAAAGTAAAGCAGTGCTCCAATGTTGTTGAAGGTACTAACTAAAAAGTAAAGCAAAGCCCCAACGCTTATGAAGGCACTGGCTAAAACTAAAAAGTAAAGATGACCAGAAATCCTCCTCTCGGCATTCATGTCGTACAAACGATGCCTAGAAAAGCACGGAATAGgataagaaaacaaaaaaaatgcagcAGCTCAGGATTATTTTTTATACAACAGCAGACACAACTAAAGACCTCTAATTAACTAAAGTGAGCTAAACTGCCTAAAGTCCTTTACTAATTGCTTACACATAAGGAAAAAACTTTAAGGAAGAAACAAAACTATGATCAGTAGATCTTGGGAAGTGTCCATAAAGCTTCTCTTCACCTTATGATACTCGAAAAGAGATTCCACAGACTCCCTGTATGCCAGCATTGCCCCAGATGGTACAGTATAGAAGAGACTTTCCTgaaaattaaaagaagaatcaGAAAATAACACTGTAGCTAGTATTCATGCATGCTCTCAGCTGCCGAAACAGAGTAACTGTTCCTATGAGTGTTTATCAGGGCACTTAGAATGAGTTGTCTTGCAAAAAATAGAAGTAATGAAAGAAATCAACCATAAAAATACACATTGTTTCGATGACTTACTTCTGCAAGTTGATCAGACACTTTCAAGATGCCAAAGTCATTCAGCCTATCAGGAGTAGGTGGTGCTTCAGCCAACACAAGAGAACCAGCTGCTCTACTGTTATATTCAAGAAATCGAACTGCATAATCCTGAATCTTTGACTGCTGAGGCTGCTTGGACTCTTTCGCTTCCAGTGACTCGTTGCCCTACACAGATACAATAGAGACCATAACACATCAAAAGCTACAAAAAAAGTGCGTACCAGTTAAACTGCTAAAGCATGGTTTTGGAAGGGTTAGATAGTTCGTGAAGAGTATTTTACTCAATTCTCTATTTTCTAATGACGCCTAACAGTCTCAGTGCCAAAACCCTTCAATACATTGGCACTAAAAAATTGATCATAAATGATGGCATGAACGCAAATGCAGTACGACCCACATGAAAAGGTTATGTGAGACTAGTTTCACACTTTCACTTACATGTTCTTGTTCAGCTTTGATTCCAGAAGGCTTTGTCTCCTCCAGCATAGTTGAATTCTGTTCTTGCATTATTTTGACAGTCCTGTCGGCAGTTTGTAAAGCCTCAGCTGAACGCCAGAAACTTATGATACCCTTTGCAAGGCTTTTCATAATAGTTTTCTGCTTTCTCTGAATGCTTGCTTCTTCAAATTTGGCCCGACCATCAGAGGTGATCCAATGGCTCACTTGAGCTGCAGCCACACTTTTCCAAAGACGCTCCTATTAAACAGAAACAACCAAATTACGAAGCATCCACGTACATATTATAAAAAAGACTGCACATTAGCCAAGGGTAGTAATCAGATTAATGTATGTAACATCTCATGCGAGCATGAGGAAGAAACATGGAGATAACTTGAGCAAGTACCTGCACGAAATCATTCGCCATCCAAGTCATCTCCTCAAGGACAAAACCCCAGTGAccctttctcctcttctctaAAGAAATATTACATAGAGATCGTTCACCAGCTCTCTTAACATTTGCCTGAGCAAAattatttttccttcatttcAGAAACAAGATTATACCCGAGAAGGAGAAACATATATAAACAAACCATACCTCTATAACACGAGCATTTCTAAGAATAGAATCTTCATATGCCTTCTTTGCCATCTTGTTCAGGTTCTCCCCAGATTTTTTAATCCCACTCTCCACGTTAGAATCATCATTTTTCAATGAAGGCATAGCATCAGGCAAATGATTAGGAAAATCAGCGCATACAGCAATAGGACGGGCGGAGTTAGAACCCCCAAGACAAACGTTTTTCCCATCTGAAGCTGGGCTTTCCTCAATGTTCATATTGCGGCCAGAAGACAGGCACCCTGTATCCTCTTGTGCACAAACTTCCATTTCATCTTTCACATGAACAATATTACTGGCTTCAGGTTGTACAGGATTGGAATTCTCCTTCACAGAAGTAGCCCTGCTAAAAGCTTCAGATTGGCCACTTTCCTTGAGAACCTTGTTAGAATGCGCACTACTGTGCAGGTCTTCATGAGACTTCCCATCAATCTTCGTTGCAACCAGATTAATGTTCCCATCTGCATGATCATAAACAATATTTATGGTGCTTTCAAAAGGTAGGTCCACTGCATTTTTTTGTATATTAGAAGCTTCTACAGCACAGACAGGAACTATACTCCTGTTATCCAGTTCACCTACATGGATATGGGCCATATGTCTATCCAAGTGAACATCGTCAGCCTTCTCATCACCAGCACATGACTCTCTTTCATCATGTGTGGATGCACTAGAATAACATGGCCTTATAACAACTTTTGAATTGGCATCAGGGGTTTCTGCAGATGCAACTTCCGCAGCGATCTCACCACAACCAACAAGCAGCCAATTGCGATTTGCATCATTTGATGACACTTCTGTAGCTTTACTATTATTGTCACCTTGCTTCACTTTGTTCTTCACCACACGGTCACTTTCATCCAACTCCATTGTCACCTGATCATCAGAAGCTGTATTCTTTGGTGCATTGTCACAGTTTGATCCAGCCTGCTTTATACTAGAAATGGATAATACACCATGATCATCTGCATGTTTTTTCTGTACTAAACCTTTTCCATCTTTTGGTTCAGAACCTTTAGCAGGAGTTCCAGAAGATCTAATAGAAGCAACGTTTGCACTCTCTCTACTTGGCTTTGACCTGTTGCGCCGAACATATGCCTGGCTCTTCACTCCAAGGCGTGACAAACCAGAATCTTCaggtttttttgaatttttgtgaCCATCAGTAGGCAAGGTCTGCTTGGGTTGAGCTGCATTTAATCTTTTGGTTCCTCTTTTTACAACTTTCTCCTCTAATATGCCATTGTTATCTCCACCCAAAAGCATAAGATTGTCTGCTGTGTTGGTTTCGCGGCACAGTGAACTCCCTGGTTTCTCGCTACTCTCAATTGAATCTCCATGAGGAGATGCAGCAAAACTACCTTTAGCTTcactgcaattgaaggcaaacaaAAGGCTCCTAAGTGAAATTACGTTAATGCTAAATTGCAATCAAATGCTACATCAGGAAGCAATCGTTACCTTATCACATTTTGTTCGCCTATTTGATTTGTGAGAGAAGTGGAGTGTACACTGACGGTTGCTACATGGACAAATTTGAAATCCAATGGGTTGCCTCCCTGCGATAAACAGGAGTAAGTAGGtagaacaaaagaagaaaatccAATCTGAAAGATAACAAGATGCAAGCATACTTTCTCTAGAAATTCCAACTCTCTTTTCCGTTCTTCACGAACATCACACTCCTGCCTGAAGTTCATGAATCGCAATATAAGTCCTCCAGTTCCGTACCAATCATACAACAAAATGATCGAACATACCTGAGCTCCTCCTGAGCTTTCTCAATGGCTAGACTGCAGGGTGAAGATTTGGTACCAACACCATAATCAATAATTCCACCCATAGAGCACATCTCAGCATTTACCATTGAACGAAAGCGAAAGCAGGCATTGCCCGTGCATCACTGAAAGCATTAGTTCATTGCTGACGACACCAAGAAACGTATGTATCCTCCCCTCACGAATCACTACAAGCAAAATCCCACACAGACAACATAGAAAAGATAGTGTAAGTAAACcaagagaagaaaaaatgaTAGAACAATAGCAATGGTGTGACATTTACAGGTGGTGATTTACGACCATTATATATCTAGGCAGAAAACAGACAATGCTGCAGAGCTATCCTATTCGATCAATGTTACACTACATTTGAGCATGTGGGCAGCATATAAAAGCGCTGGGCGTATTTATCAGTGGCAAGAAACCAGAGCACCGCAGTTGAAACCATTAGCATCAAAGCAACGCAGAATGCATTAGAAGTCATCGTCGGCGGGCCGCGCCGGAGCTTCCCCTGACACTGGGTGCCCAGGCCCGAGCCTCCCCTATAACCACCCAACGCCTCAGGTAGCCATGGGATACCTACCCGGGTCCGAATGGGACCTAACCGGACGTGGAAAAGAGGATGTCACGTGTACCTCGGAGGCCCCGGCGCGCggagctagggttagggtttggagcGGAGGAGGCCGGGCAGCTGCGGAGCGGGGCCAGAGGGGTCAGAGGGGCACCGTGGAAGGCCTCCGGAGGATTGTGCAGCGGAGGCGGTCTTCGAGGCCGCTGCCGGAGGTGGTCGGGGCGGCGGTGAGTCGGGGCGGGAAGGAGGAAGGAGCGCGAGGACAGAGGAGCAGAGGCAGTTCACGCCTGTGCGTGCGTTGCGCTCTTGTccgggcggggcggggcggggcggccCGAGAGCGGGTCTCGTCTCGTCTCGTCTCGTCACGTGGTGCGGTCTGACCCGATCGCCGTGGTAGAGTGACTCGACCCCGCCGGGCTCCTTTTATATATATCCTGTGCCGGCGAACAATTGCAATTCTTGTGTGGTAGCAGCTTCAATTGAAATTCTTGTGTGATACAACTAGTAAATTATCCTGTACAACTGCTACAGCGGATGGATCGGCACCATAGGACGCTCAAAATAAGACTCGTTGTCTAAACATAGTGCAAATTGAAAGATTAATGCAAACTATGTGGTTCAAAGTGATACGTGTTGTTAACAGGCTGAAAAAGACCAAACATTTCACACCCATGCCATTGTACAGAGCAGATAATGCCAAACGCACACCCGAGGAAGCTCCTCTCTTCATTACATGTGAAACGCTAAGGTCTTCCATGATCCTTCTTATTGTCTCGTAGAAACGATACAACATCAATCAGAACTTCATCAGAACATTGAGCTAAGCATTGAAGAAAACACGACTAAAGAAGGAAATTATGTAAGGAGCTGCAACTTTGACTATAGATAAGCCGAGAATGTATACAACTCCTTAAAAACTTTACAGCTTCTGACTACCAGCCCTAATCCTcttaacaaaaaacaaaaacaaaaattgagaTCGTAATCTCAGCCACCTATAAGTTAGCCATGTCGCATTTGATCTTGCGATCTTCTCTTTTCCTTCCCtaagaaacaacaaaagaaattcCTGAGGTTGGCAACAAAATCAGCGAACCTAGATCACACGTCCCAGTTTCCTTTACACTGTACACGAGCTGGTGATCCTATGTTCAGCCGTTGAGCTTCGCCAGGAACTGGTTGAGATCATACTCGTCGGCATACTGTGACTGATCCCAAAGCTCATCCAGCCCGTTCATAATGGACTTCAAGCCCTTGCCACCAGATTTCCTCTTGGAATCTTTACTCTGGTCATCACTCGAAACGCTTGGGAGGACCGACGCCTGCATATGGGAGAGagaaatgattaaaaaaaacaagCCATTGCACGAGTTTCTCTAACTGGCAAAAATAAACTGCCCCAAGGGGTTACTTTTCTCGAAGCGGGGGTAGATGTGAACAGATCAAGTAGCTGGTCAGTGTTCATTGTCTTCAAGCTGGAGTTCTCAGCATTGATGACAGCATTGGCAACTGACACCTTGAACCTCTGCAGACTCATCACCTTCTCCTCAAGGGTACCACGCATGATGAGACGGTGAACATTCACCACTTTCCTTTGACCCAAACGATGTGCTCTGTCCATCGCCTATAAGAGCAGAATGGTATTACTTCATTTCAGGATATTACCGCAAGCCAAAAAGATCATGCACACAGACCAAGGATGCACTGAATCGAGCAGTGATTAATGACATTGGACTGCACATACTTCCATCAAATAACATATTACTACAAGTCAACCTCTTTAACAGCATTAAACTAGGGTGAAGAATGGAAATACACTTGGTCATCAAACGAC
This genomic interval carries:
- the LOC133885036 gene encoding chromatin modification-related protein EAF1 B-like isoform X1 — translated: MVNAEMCSMGGIIDYGVGTKSSPCSLAIEKAQEELRQECDVREERKRELEFLEKGGNPLDFKFVHVATVSVHSTSLTNQIGEQNVISEAKGSFAASPHGDSIESSEKPGSSLCRETNTADNLMLLGGDNNGILEEKVVKRGTKRLNAAQPKQTLPTDGHKNSKKPEDSGLSRLGVKSQAYVRRNRSKPSRESANVASIRSSGTPAKGSEPKDGKGLVQKKHADDHGVLSISSIKQAGSNCDNAPKNTASDDQVTMELDESDRVVKNKVKQGDNNSKATEVSSNDANRNWLLVGCGEIAAEVASAETPDANSKVVIRPCYSSASTHDERESCAGDEKADDVHLDRHMAHIHVGELDNRSIVPVCAVEASNIQKNAVDLPFESTINIVYDHADGNINLVATKIDGKSHEDLHSSAHSNKVLKESGQSEAFSRATSVKENSNPVQPEASNIVHVKDEMEVCAQEDTGCLSSGRNMNIEESPASDGKNVCLGGSNSARPIAVCADFPNHLPDAMPSLKNDDSNVESGIKKSGENLNKMAKKAYEDSILRNARVIEANVKRAGERSLCNISLEKRRKGHWGFVLEEMTWMANDFVQERLWKSVAAAQVSHWITSDGRAKFEEASIQRKQKTIMKSLAKGIISFWRSAEALQTADRTVKIMQEQNSTMLEETKPSGIKAEQEHGNESLEAKESKQPQQSKIQDYAVRFLEYNSRAAGSLVLAEAPPTPDRLNDFGILKVSDQLAEESLFYTVPSGAMLAYRESVESLFEYHKKIGNAELKDDYEASVCDSAADFPQENIYEEDDGDTCTYLSAEAYDSGFLSKMSHKKKNIMHQRISSARPYEIGTNVPYGSCLESKSGNRPLLSNGKRPTSFLTIPAKRIRTAARQRVVSPFHAGASGPPEVTSKTDVSSGDTNSYQDDQSSLHGGSLPWRNSDFESTVDFDRQLPYDAGEVCTKANKKKKLKKPGYKTAQNAASSCVLAAVKFQGRMYDQRLHVDLITKYDQKDYLKKRSEIQQYDSNGSSVAIGGQHASKKLKMMKQGIDISNEASPVPSQMSNMANPARFIKIIANRDRGRKCKALKMASSGGWSSFEDQALVVLVHDMGQNWELVCDAINSIVQFKSVHRQPKECKERHKALMDRSSGDGADSAEDSGSSQHYHSSLPGIPKGSARQLFERLQGPFEEENLKAHFEKIILLMQQVHSRRRQGNSQELKPIIQTHSSHVIALSQACPNNLSGGTLTPLDLCDEISPNLDAITPGSVYPGSQTNGLTLPNHQGSVGPTTPISNLNSRLPGSPGMVLGSNLPSPSTLNTPRDAQKYGVPRPISLQGDEQPKIQYNQMISGRNLQQPGGSVPGAFPAGVDRGARNVPGAHGTGMMAGHRGMPASKAGFPRISSPGMLNVVPSGNLLPNSGQGMPSAVNVHPGAISGPGNSILRPRDPMQILRPGQSMEERRQMPDFNMQVSQGSSQTVHFSSMNPSFSNVAASSPVQLPQQPNQMSQPLHMLENPDHSQIQGTNSSPQQRAYAMRLAKERPMQQRMLPQQHSDLSGASAVPSVQSGSQILQQNQASAVNLVPCSQPQHQRQQAAQNLPDGSSSPNQPSGTTLQKQKKQQGQQQSRQNQQQRNQGSQQAKLMKSLGRGNMLVPQTPPVDSMPADAVLTPSKKHMPDKKLMQHGQRFFPANTSPTPSMPQPVNQPKQYTSLPQSPKQLPDIGSQGSMQGSSNQPLLASQQPLLHSNLTLTTHQQQRQINPSQNGIQRTMMQQNRQLNSECRTDSHIDQVQHNQMVPTTSIPQSTDSGSPILSSVDQQKHESSNNPSLVTSSSKLLSSPKDTSFGNETLLPSSSQDVLQTQISGGFPMRGQGVGGQWNQQARQQLQSQHQQRPVIQGSIYAPSNSGPG
- the LOC133885036 gene encoding chromatin modification-related protein EAF1 B-like isoform X4 is translated as MVNAEMCSMGGIIDYGVGTKSSPCSLAIEKAQEELRQECDVREERKRELEFLEKGGNPLDFKFVHVATVSVHSTSLTNQIGEQNVISEAKGSFAASPHGDSIESSEKPGSSLCRETNTADNLMLLGGDNNGILEEKVVKRGTKRLNAAQPKQTLPTDGHKNSKKPEDSGLSRLGVKSQAYVRRNRSKPSRESANVASIRSSGTPAKGSEPKDGKGLVQKKHADDHGVLSISSIKQAGSNCDNAPKNTASDDQVTMELDESDRVVKNKVKQGDNNSKATEVSSNDANRNWLLVGCGEIAAEVASAETPDANSKVVIRPCYSSASTHDERESCAGDEKADDVHLDRHMAHIHVGELDNRSIVPVCAVEASNIQKNAVDLPFESTINIVYDHADGNINLVATKIDGKSHEDLHSSAHSNKVLKESGQSEAFSRATSVKENSNPVQPEASNIVHVKDEMEVCAQEDTGCLSSGRNMNIEESPASDGKNVCLGGSNSARPIAVCADFPNHLPDAMPSLKNDDSNVESGIKKSGENLNKMAKKAYEDSILRNARVIEANVKRAGERSLCNISLEKRRKGHWGFVLEEMTWMANDFVQERLWKSVAAAQVSHWITSDGRAKFEEASIQRKQKTIMKSLAKGIISFWRSAEALQTADRTVKIMQEQNSTMLEETKPSGIKAEQEHGNESLEAKESKQPQQSKIQDYAVRFLEYNSRAAGSLVLAEAPPTPDRLNDFGILKVSDQLAEESLFYTVPSGAMLAYRESVESLFEYHKKIGNAELKDDYEASVCDSAADFPQENIYEEDDGDTCTYLSAEAYDSGFLSKMSHKKKNIMHQRISSARPYEIGTNVPYGSCLESKSGNRPLLSNGKRPTSFLTIPAKRIRTAARQRVVSPFHAGASGPPEVTSKTDVSSGDTNSYQDDQSSLHGGSLPWRNSDFESTVDFDRQLPYDAGEVCTKANKKKKLKKPGYKTAQNAASSCVLAAVKGRMYDQRLHVDLITKYDQKDYLKKRSEIQQYDSNGSIAIGGQHASKKLKMMKQGIDISNEASPVPSQMSNMANPARFIKIIANRDRGRKCKALKMASSGGWSSFEDQALVVLVHDMGQNWELVCDAINSIVQFKSVHRQPKECKERHKALMDRSSGDGADSAEDSGSSQHYHSSLPGIPKGSARQLFERLQGPFEEENLKAHFEKIILLMQQVHSRRRQGNSQELKPIIQTHSSHVIALSQACPNNLSGGTLTPLDLCDEISPNLDAITPGSVYPGSQTNGLTLPNHQGSVGPTTPISNLNSRLPGSPGMVLGSNLPSPSTLNTPRDAQKYGVPRPISLQGDEQPKIQYNQMISGRNLQQPGGSVPGAFPAGVDRGARNVPGAHGTGMMAGHRGMPASKAGFPRISSPGMLNVVPSGNLLPNSGQGMPSAVNVHPGAISGPGNSILRPRDPMQILRPGQSMEERRQMPDFNMQVSQGSSQTVHFSSMNPSFSNVAASSPVQLPQQPNQMSQPLHMLENPDHSQIQGTNSSPQQRAYAMRLAKERPMQQRMLPQQHSDLSGASAVPSVQSGSQILQQNQASAVNLVPCSQPQHQRQQAAQNLPDGSSSPNQPSGTTLQKQKKQQGQQQSRQNQQQRNQGSQQAKLMKSLGRGNMLVPQTPPVDSMPADAVLTPSKKHMPDKKLMQHGQRFFPANTSPTPSMPQPVNQPKQYTSLPQSPKQLPDIGSQGSMQGSSNQPLLASQQPLLHSNLTLTTHQQQRQINPSQNGIQRTMMQQNRQLNSECRTDSHIDQVQHNQMVPTTSIPQSTDSGSPILSSVDQQKHESSNNPSLVTSSSKLLSSPKDTSFGNETLLPSSSQDVLQTQISGGFPMRGQGVGGQWNQQARQQLQSQHQQRPVIQGSIYAPSNSGPG
- the LOC133885036 gene encoding chromatin modification-related protein EAF1 B-like isoform X3: MVNAEMCSMGGIIDYGVGTKSSPCSLAIEKAQEELRQECDVREERKRELEFLEKGGNPLDFKFVHVATVSVHSTSLTNQIGEQNVISEAKGSFAASPHGDSIESSEKPGSSLCRETNTADNLMLLGGDNNGILEEKVVKRGTKRLNAAQPKQTLPTDGHKNSKKPEDSGLSRLGVKSQAYVRRNRSKPSRESANVASIRSSGTPAKGSEPKDGKGLVQKKHADDHGVLSISSIKQAGSNCDNAPKNTASDDQVTMELDESDRVVKNKVKQGDNNSKATEVSSNDANRNWLLVGCGEIAAEVASAETPDANSKVVIRPCYSSASTHDERESCAGDEKADDVHLDRHMAHIHVGELDNRSIVPVCAVEASNIQKNAVDLPFESTINIVYDHADGNINLVATKIDGKSHEDLHSSAHSNKVLKESGQSEAFSRATSVKENSNPVQPEASNIVHVKDEMEVCAQEDTGCLSSGRNMNIEESPASDGKNVCLGGSNSARPIAVCADFPNHLPDAMPSLKNDDSNVESGIKKSGENLNKMAKKAYEDSILRNARVIEANVKRAGERSLCNISLEKRRKGHWGFVLEEMTWMANDFVQERLWKSVAAAQVSHWITSDGRAKFEEASIQRKQKTIMKSLAKGIISFWRSAEALQTADRTVKIMQEQNSTMLEETKPSGIKAEQEHGNESLEAKESKQPQQSKIQDYAVRFLEYNSRAAGSLVLAEAPPTPDRLNDFGILKVSDQLAEESLFYTVPSGAMLAYRESVESLFEYHKKIGNAELKDDYEASVCDSAADFPQENIYEEDDGDTCTYLSAEAYDSGFLSKMSHKKKNIMHQRISSARPYEIGTNVPYGSCLESKSGNRPLLSNGKRPTSFLTIPAKRIRTAARQRVVSPFHAGASGPPEVTSKTDVSSGDTNSYQDDQSSLHGGSLPWRNSDFESTVDFDRQLPYDAGEVCTKANKKKKLKKPGYKTAQNAASSCVLAAVKGRMYDQRLHVDLITKYDQKDYLKKRSEIQQYDSNGSSVAIGGQHASKKLKMMKQGIDISNEASPVPSQMSNMANPARFIKIIANRDRGRKCKALKMASSGGWSSFEDQALVVLVHDMGQNWELVCDAINSIVQFKSVHRQPKECKERHKALMDRSSGDGADSAEDSGSSQHYHSSLPGIPKGSARQLFERLQGPFEEENLKAHFEKIILLMQQVHSRRRQGNSQELKPIIQTHSSHVIALSQACPNNLSGGTLTPLDLCDEISPNLDAITPGSVYPGSQTNGLTLPNHQGSVGPTTPISNLNSRLPGSPGMVLGSNLPSPSTLNTPRDAQKYGVPRPISLQGDEQPKIQYNQMISGRNLQQPGGSVPGAFPAGVDRGARNVPGAHGTGMMAGHRGMPASKAGFPRISSPGMLNVVPSGNLLPNSGQGMPSAVNVHPGAISGPGNSILRPRDPMQILRPGQSMEERRQMPDFNMQVSQGSSQTVHFSSMNPSFSNVAASSPVQLPQQPNQMSQPLHMLENPDHSQIQGTNSSPQQRAYAMRLAKERPMQQRMLPQQHSDLSGASAVPSVQSGSQILQQNQASAVNLVPCSQPQHQRQQAAQNLPDGSSSPNQPSGTTLQKQKKQQGQQQSRQNQQQRNQGSQQAKLMKSLGRGNMLVPQTPPVDSMPADAVLTPSKKHMPDKKLMQHGQRFFPANTSPTPSMPQPVNQPKQYTSLPQSPKQLPDIGSQGSMQGSSNQPLLASQQPLLHSNLTLTTHQQQRQINPSQNGIQRTMMQQNRQLNSECRTDSHIDQVQHNQMVPTTSIPQSTDSGSPILSSVDQQKHESSNNPSLVTSSSKLLSSPKDTSFGNETLLPSSSQDVLQTQISGGFPMRGQGVGGQWNQQARQQLQSQHQQRPVIQGSIYAPSNSGPG